One stretch of Amycolatopsis sp. NBC_00345 DNA includes these proteins:
- a CDS encoding alpha/beta hydrolase, whose translation MKLAAAALLLLPLLTVPATPALEWTPCATQPEPTARCAHVDVPIDRARPEAGTARLALAELPATDPAHRIGSLLINPGGPGGSGVGYVQFGGFAGPEFAQLRQHFDLVGFDPRGVWFSTPKITCDPAKLYDPAVNRYPATKAEYDALRAHNRAAGEDCLAKTGPMLGQADTQSAAEDVESIRVALGEPKISWLGVSYGTELGAVYASKHPDRVRAMVLDGAVDHARPLRQAIVEEAAATEDSLVRFASWCGGSPDCALHGADVLRYYDDLVARGAYSSALGRTATGDELSSGVYGYLVQRSQWPDLGRALAAAGGDHPDAAALTQAASFFSPIYGAYRAIGCQDFPSPFTGPVDLRVTAGLVRAVAPHSWRYSEFWDFTSGCAGWPVPAKNPPQPHPVHGAPPILVVGGTHDPATPLAWARGLAGGIDGSVLLTRTDDGHTGLANSSCARAEEVKYLVSGITPARGKVCS comes from the coding sequence CGGTGCGCGCACGTCGATGTCCCCATCGACCGCGCCCGGCCCGAAGCCGGAACGGCGCGGCTCGCGCTGGCGGAGCTGCCCGCGACCGACCCGGCACACCGCATCGGGTCGTTGCTGATCAACCCGGGCGGACCGGGCGGCTCCGGAGTCGGTTACGTGCAGTTCGGCGGCTTCGCCGGCCCCGAGTTCGCACAGCTGCGGCAGCACTTCGACCTCGTGGGCTTCGATCCGCGCGGCGTCTGGTTCAGCACGCCCAAGATCACCTGCGACCCGGCGAAGCTGTACGACCCGGCCGTGAACCGCTATCCGGCGACGAAGGCGGAGTACGACGCGTTGCGCGCCCACAACCGCGCCGCCGGCGAGGACTGCCTGGCGAAGACCGGGCCGATGCTCGGGCAGGCGGACACGCAGAGCGCGGCCGAGGACGTCGAGTCGATCCGGGTCGCGCTGGGCGAGCCGAAGATCTCGTGGCTCGGCGTCTCCTACGGCACCGAACTCGGCGCCGTCTACGCCTCGAAGCACCCGGACCGCGTGCGCGCGATGGTGCTCGACGGCGCTGTCGACCATGCCCGGCCGCTGCGCCAGGCGATCGTCGAAGAGGCCGCCGCGACGGAGGACTCGCTGGTTCGCTTCGCCTCGTGGTGTGGGGGCTCGCCGGACTGCGCGCTGCACGGCGCCGACGTGCTGCGGTACTACGACGATCTCGTGGCCCGCGGCGCCTACTCCAGCGCGCTGGGCCGGACGGCGACCGGGGACGAGCTGTCCTCGGGCGTCTACGGCTACCTCGTTCAGCGGAGCCAGTGGCCGGACCTGGGCCGCGCGCTGGCCGCTGCCGGCGGGGACCACCCGGACGCGGCGGCGCTGACGCAGGCCGCCTCCTTCTTCTCGCCGATCTACGGTGCTTATAGGGCCATCGGCTGCCAGGACTTCCCCTCGCCGTTCACCGGTCCCGTGGACCTGCGCGTGACGGCCGGCCTGGTCCGCGCCGTCGCGCCGCACAGCTGGCGGTACTCCGAGTTCTGGGACTTCACCAGTGGCTGCGCGGGCTGGCCGGTCCCGGCGAAGAACCCGCCGCAGCCGCACCCGGTGCACGGCGCCCCGCCGATCCTCGTGGTCGGCGGCACGCACGACCCGGCGACGCCGCTGGCGTGGGCCCGCGGGCTCGCCGGCGGCATCGACGGCTCGGTCCTGCTCACCCGGACCGACGACGGCCACACCGGGCTCGCCAACTCGTCTTGCGCGCGTGCCGAAGAGGTGAAATACCTGGTGAGCGGTATCACACCCGCTCGAGGGAAGGTCTGCAGCTGA